The Ictalurus furcatus strain D&B chromosome 23, Billie_1.0, whole genome shotgun sequence genome includes the window tatttctttttttttttccttcattccaGCGTCTCACCtcaatctctcgctctctctcacacactctcacacactcgcacggATCCAAAACAAAAGGAAGCCCAAGCGTATAGAGTAAACTCAGGAGTGTAACTGATACTATAAGCTCACGGGTTTGTATAAATAAACCGTGTGTAATAAACTGAACATTAAACAGGATTAgcagtgtgaggaacatcacGGTGAAGGATGAGGAACACGCTGAAGGTGAACtacacttcatcatcatcatcatcatcatcatcatctcgaACCTGTTCACTACATTacagaacaaaataaagactCTGTATGTCCGTCTCTCCACCGGTCTGTTTCTCTTACTCGGTGTCTCTCACTGTATCTTTGTTAGTTTTATAATTAATCGAAGTCCTGCAGATTCACAATCAATCTAGCAAAGTTCTATACAacaagctccgcccacaaaACTAACTCTTCCTGTTTTACAGGCTGGACCAGGAAGTCAAATCAGaaagcactgccaacacaaACTCTATCACCACCTGCTGATCTTTCAGCTTCTACTgaacccgtgtgtgtgtgtgtgtgtgtgtgtgtgtgtgtgtgtgtgtttctcatcGTATTAGGAAATTACACCATGTTCCAAATAATCATACACATgccatttgtgtttgtttttcctgaaGTCAGTATGACTGAGGATTTTTTTCCATCCTGAACAGAGAGATTACAATGTAGATGTTACGACACCTGAAAGAACTGATAACGACAACAGCGTTACTGAGATTTCAAAAAAGAATAATCCAAATAATTACGCCGAATGCAGTTTGAAAACATTCTGTAATAACGTGCTGCACGGACAGATcagttttcaaaaaataaaacaatttaaatttaaaaaaataataatactaaatactatttacagtttaatttacatattaataaaaGAGCCCTTCTTTGGCTCTTACTGAACTTGTAAGTCCAGGTATAGTTTGTGCCTGGATTTCATTACAGGATGCAGGATTTCCTCCCCAAGCTCCTGTTTGGAGGTACACGGTCACCCTCATAGATCTTCCTTTTAAGGATGCTCCACAGGTGCTCAATAGGACTGAGGTCAGGAGATGATGGTGGCCACACCATGCCTTTTCCTCCTTTTATTTCCATAGCAACCAAGGACTCAATGGTGGTTTTTGCAGCATGGGATGGTGCGTCGTCCTGcatggaaattattttatttcggAATCTCGATTCTTCTTTTTATACCATGTCAGAAAACGGTCGTTTAGGAACTCCAAATAGAGGTCATTTTGACACCATCAGGGATCTCTAAAGGGACCCATCATCTCACGTCCCAATATTCCTGCCCAAATCATCACTCCGCCACCTCCTTGCTGAGGTCGCAGTCTTGGTGTTCACCAACCATCCAGAACTCCGTCAGTCTGGACCATCCAGAAGTCCGTCAGTCTGGACCATCCAGAACTCCGTCAGTCTGGACCATCCAGAACTCAGTCAGTCTGGACCATCCAGAACTCCGTCAGTCTGGACCATCCAGTGTAGCAGGCCGTTCTGCGGTGGATAAAACGGCTTGAAAATTAGCCTTCGTGTATTTCCGAGCCCACCGCAAATGATTTGGTTAGGGCTGGCCGAATCGCAGCTTTATGCACAGCTGCCAGACTCTGGAGCTTCCTGCATCGAGAGGTTCTGGGGACTCCAGAGACACCAGCAGCTTCAAACACCTCTATGCTGCTcaacagtggggtttttttttttatagccgtCCTTTTAACACCGTTCGTTTGTAGGTCAGAAACTTTCCTTAATAAGCCTTCATCTGACCGAATTCGTCTGTGCTCTGAATCACTCACAAATCTTCCCACAGTTCGATCATCTCCATTCAGCTTTCACAAAATATCAGTTGTTTTCGTGCCTTTTGCACGACACTGCACTCTTCTTATACAACCTCTGTAAGTAGGTTTCCCCTTCACTACGCTCACCTGGAAAACTCATGAACAAACCAGTCTGACATGGAGACCAGTTATGTAAAAAGAGACGAGAAACTAAACAAACCCTTTCTTTGAAAAACTGAAAGCTAAAAGTTTATTTCACTGAAATCCGACCGATCTGTCACTCACATGATCACTTACAACACGGTGTAAATTCATCACGGTGTCCGTGAGAGCTGCACCTAATCCTCTCCTCAGGCTCTCGCTCATGCAGCAGGACGTCTGATCCCTTTCAGTCTGACTCACACGCCGTAAACGGATTAATaaggggggaaataaataaataaataaataaataaacaatataatccTGTTTAGATCTGCTCCATCACCCGTCTCATTCCTCAAGCCGTCATTTTCAGGAGAAATCATTCCTAAATGCCTTGTGATGCAATTTTCTCGGAAATCATTCTGTACAaacgaaaaataaataaataaataatgataattccTCATAATCAGACTTTCttgaatacataaataaaaaaaaaaaaaactccggACACAAAGACTATAGATGGATAATACAGAGGAAAAAGGAGGAATAttagacgatagatcagaatttcggTTTTATTTCCAGCTATTTATATGTAGCTGTGATAAATGACATACAAAATGTtctatcagaccacccaatttataggcgagcaaaaatattggaacatgtgcctgacaggtgtttcttgttacccaggtgtgtcccgTTAgagtgattgtttaaacaataagtAGCTcggaacatctactcttggttttagccttcagtttcacctgtgactgcatttgttattaaaaaggataagaaAACAtcaagaccagagagctgtgtatgggagaaaagcaaggcattttgaaactgagataagagggaaaatcaatcagaggcactgcacaaacattgggcgtagccaatacaacaatctggaatgtcctgaaaaagaaagaaaccgctggtggactgaggaacagacaccgaacgggtcggccgaggaaaacaacaacagctgatgacaaacgttgtgagagctgtgaagaaaaacccaaaaacaacagtcattgACACATCCAActacctccacagggcagggagAAGGTCTTacaatccaccgttcaaagaagacttcgagagcagaaatagcAAGCCcaaaccacaagatgcaaaaccactcatcagcagtaagaatgagaaagccagaaaaactaagatgaacctctaccaaagtgatggaaaggccaaagtgtggagaaagaaaggatctgctcacgatccagaacatacgagctcatctgtgaagcatggtggaggtagcgtcatggcttgggctcgcatggctgcttctggaacattctcactaatctttattgatgatgaactcatgatggtagcagcaggatgaattcagaagtttacaggaacattttgtcaccgtgttacagagaaattcaCCCAATctaatcgggaggaacttcatcgtgcagcaagacaacgatccaaaacacacgtccacctcaacacaggacttcatcagggggaaaagtggaaggttttagactggacacgtccatcaccagaccttcacccaactgatcagcacctcacctcctgaagaggagactgaggcacaaacaaatgaactggcatTTCCGcgccaatagtttcagaggacTGAAGGactataaaatatcaatatatcTTCGTATTGTGATATAATACTTCAGTCAGATCGCCTAGGATTAACGGAATAACATCTCCTTTTTTTGCCCCAAAAGTCAGATTTTTATACTTATAACGTCTCGATATCGTGATAGTATCGTGTACCGTCAACGAGACATGAAAAACGGAAGTGACGTCAAGTATCACGGTAACAACATCAGTATCATATCGTCGGTTATCAGTTTATGAGTCAAAGTAACAGTATTGATATTACTGTTAATTCATGCTCTCATTAacacactcagtgtgtgtgtgtgtgtgtgtgtgtgtgagtgagagagtgtaaAGTCAACACTGTACAGAACTCGCTCGGCTAATCAGCTAGCTAACACCACTGACACTCGTTCAGCTAAATTATCTCGCAAGAATAAAAATCTCATTCGTCTCGTAATGAAATCCTAAACCAGACGCGGAGTATAAACTGTGTGAGCCGAGACGCTCCACCAATGAAACAAACACCGCGAGTACATTCTTACATTTCTCACAAGATCAACAGCGCTAGCGTTAGCTTCGCGACATTTCCACTACGAACATGCGAGGCTCCGTCCCAAATGGCGCGCTGCTTCCTTCCTCACGCGCCCTAACTGACCGCCTGGTGTAATAACTCGTCCTCCATGTTTAGTGCACTTCTTGTCCTACTGAGCGCGGTTTGCGATGAAGCCGGGTGGTTTGCTCCATTTTAACAAGTTGGAAAGCTTTCCAGCTAGTCATTGACCGGTTTATCCAACTCGGTAGACGTTTTTTAAAAGTAGTTTTTATACTGTTTTATAAACTAAACGGTTTAAATGATGTCTGATCTCACGGTGATGTGGAGAGAAGTGTTTAGCGAGAATGACATACCAGATGCGGTTTAGTTTTCACTTCAGTAAgagtttaaatgtattattgttgttatttttatttgtattattattactggttTATATGCAACAATATAACTATGGTATGTTGGttataatgcaataataataataataataataataataataatgtaataataataataataataataataataatagcttattataatataataaaaacacaaatactgtatctcactatacacacactatatatcaACCTACACATCAAACATTACCATGAATTTCCACCAAAGCTGTCATATACCACCTGATTGTTAGCTTGTTAGCACTGTTTATATACTATTTCATGCCGACACACTGCGTAAATATCACCATGTTACTCTTCTGACACATTAATGCTCAGGATCCAATCTTTATCATAAAGCCTAATGATGTAAACAGCATCTGTGACACTAACACTTCTCTCTAAACAACACCGGAACTCATGACATCTCCGTCCAGCCTCCAGCAGAGACATTTCACTCAACAACActcagacaaacagacaaaaatccCAAAACAACTCACCAGCTGCTCTTTTTTCTTAAGCATCTTCCGCATAAAACCCACCGTTGGTTCTTGGGCGCCGGTTGATGACGTCAGCGCAGTGAACGTCGGTGTAGTGTCGCGATGTTGAGCCTCGCGTTACCTCTCGCATTTCTTACATCCCCTACTTCCGGTCGCGATCTGATTGGATGAATCGGCAGACGAAGGACTGCTGGGGCGACCAATCAAATCAAACCAAATTAAAtgcaacaaatatatatatatagaacttaaaaaaatctaaattagaATGAAATATTTGACAAATAATAGATTTTCTTTTACTGAAGTAGAGAAAATAGAACGTTCCAACAACATGGCGTATGAGTGTCCaatcacaacaaacacaaaaacacaggaTTACAAAATACTGAAACATTCAAACATAAtaacacaattattattaaagcttaaaattcatttaaattaattcttaaatattattacatttgaaaatattaaaatattatcatttttaaggGTATGGGGACTTCAGGAATTATAGACTCGAGTATAAACATAATACATCCtagaaacaaaaaataactGACAAGAAATTCTGCCTTTTCCGggtggcatttatttatttgttattttaaaagtaaaaaaaaaaaaagtgctgtaagTGAACtgtacattattatatatatatatacatacatacatatttttttaaaaaagttatatatGTACCTTGAGGGTTTGAAAAGatgtaaattaaatattaattataaaaaatattcatttatgatttctttttaCCTTTACAGGCTACACAGTGATCATTAttagctattttattttattttattttattactccATAGCATATTGATATTTTAGGTACTGACACGAGATCTTTGGCTTATATTTCACTTAACAAAGCAGGttaaaaaatgtatagaaaaaaatcattttaaaaaggggTGGGAGAGATGAATAGATGGAGATACAGATATGAAGAGATTTCTGAAATATAATGAgaactgtattattttttaaatacaaaaacattcacGGTTTACAGCAGATAAACAAGTTTATTTACTTCGCCATTTAAGAAGACATGTCTGATAATGTAGCACTGAGTTTTGAAATGTATGTATTTGAGGTTTAGCACTGAGTTTTGAAATGTATGTATGGAGAAGAGGCTCGGTGTCGCCCCCTGCAGGACAGATGTGAGAACAACGGGTTAAAcatgttaccatgacaacagaCTTCAAACACACGCCACTCGGAGCGGAGCGCGAGCACAGCTACAAGTTTCAGGATTATTGTtgtaaatgtttcctttttacAGAATCTAAtcttttataaacaaataaaatgacttctcctctctccacccTGAGGAAGAACAGACGAGCTCCTCTACCTCAGAGTCAAGGGTGAGAATTCAGAGTGCAAAAATATTCACACCCCACTGACACTCACAGAGTAAATCATCACACCTGACCTgacttttttttcatattttattgttagtgaaagaggaagaagagatcAGACGCAGAGGAGCGATGAAGAGTACGAAGCCTCTCTGCTTAGAGACCTCTTCCCCAAGAGACAGtcagggtcagaggtcacagaCAGCCTCAACACTTTCAGCTCAAAGGTCATGCTCAGAAAGAGTCCTAAAGAAGGTAAGAAGGAGAAAATCTGTCTTTATATCTGTATATGAGAGAGTTGTGAAGAATCACAagttgccctgtgtgtgcgcgcgtatgtgcgtgtgtgtgtgtgtgtgtgtgtgtgtgtgtgtttacgtgtTTCAGTGCCTCCACCCACTGATTTTGAGCTGATGTCCAGCATGATGAAGAAACTCACTCAGTTAGAGAGAAAGGTGACGTCACAGGCGCTGGACATCGACAAgaaggtttctctctctctctctctcacacacacacacacacacacacacacacactgttttagCTCAGAGGTGTCCAAACTAGTGGCCCGTAGTAAGTAAACTTTAGCTCCTGGACGTGACCTTAAGCTCTTAGCATGACTTACTTTCAAAGAAATCCAAAAGAAAGCATTTTGTTGTgctaaatgaaattaaaataaatataaaaaatatatatactttgaattcattaataaaaacaagtttTTGATTTATGTCGAAACAATAAAAGAGAATATCATTTGAATGATCACTGTTTATCATGTATCGGATATTCCTAAAGATTTATTCatcttgtttacatttatttgtatttattttgtattttgaaagTATTCTAATGAGTGAATAAAtaagtttaaattaaaaaatcacTTCTTCATCTAcaatttaattctttttgtgAACAGACGAGAAGAATCGCGGTTCTGGAAGAGAAACTGAAGCTATTACACGGTAATCACTAACATCGCTAATCGCTAACATCGCTAATCGCTAACATCACTAATCGCTAATCACTAACATTGCTAACATCACTAATCGCTAATCGCTAACATCACTAACATCGCTAATCACTAACATCACTAATCACTAACATCACTAACATCGCTAATCGCTAACATCACTAATCACTAACATCACTAACATCGCTAATCGCTAACATCACTAACATCGCTAATCGCTAACATCACTAATCGCTAATCACTAACATTGCTAACATCACTAATCGCTAATCGCTAACATCACTAATCGCTAATCACTAACATCACTAATCACTAACATCACTAATCGCTAACATCACTAACATCGCTAATCGCTAACATCACTAACATCGCTAATCACTAACATCGCTAATCACTAACATCACTAATCGCTAACATCGCTAATCGCTAACATCACTAATCGCTAACATCACTAATCGCTAACATCGCTAATCGCTAACATCACTAATCGCTAACATCACTAACATCACTAATCACTAACATCATTAATCACTATTGTAAATGAATCTTATTGctgattttatttgttcttgtgtgtgtgtgtgtgtgtgtgtgtgtagggaaagCTCAGAGAGAGAATCAGGATGAAGGGGATGTGAACAGGAAGTGCTACAAGCTGCAGAAGCAGATCTGGGAGATGGAGGTGAGGAATAACCCAGTAACTCAGTGACTCAGTATCTCAGTGACTCAGTGACTCAGTATCTCAGTGACTCAATGACTCAGTGACTCTGTGACTCAGTGACTCAGTGACTTAGTATCTCAGTGACTCAGTATCTCAGTGACTCAGTATTTCAGTGACTCAGTGACTCAGTATTTCAGTGACTCAGTGACTCAGTATCTCAGTGACTCAGTGACTCAGTATCTCAGTAACTCAGTGACTCAGTATTTCAGTGACTCAGTGACTCAGTGACTCAGTATCTCAGTGACTTAGTATCTCATTGACTCAGTGACTCTGTGACTCAGTGACTCAGTATCTCAGTAACTCAGTGACTCAGTATTTCAGTGACTCAGTGACTCAGTATCTCATTGACTCAGTGACTCAGTGACTCAGAGTTGTTTAATCTCACTGAGAGTGAACCGAGGGTCAGAGAGGGTTTGTGTGTTCAGAAGTTTCTGCAGGATTACGGGATGATCTGGGTGGGAGACGgcgaggacgaggacgaggacgaggaaGATGAAACCAAACAATCGTCACGACAACCAGGTAtcagaaaatgtaaacttgtttacaccacagcacgagtcagaagatgttgattcactttctataacagctTGGCTTTAATACGCCTACTAGTCCGCTCGAGCCTGTTATAGGACGTAGAACATCCTCACGCACGTGAAAACGTGAGAAATCACATTCTGCACATAAAAACGTGTGTAAGCAGGGTTTGTGAAAAAGCTACGCGTCCACGAAGCTTACAACAGGACGGCGCGCGTGCATGAATCAACACAAGCACTCTTTATTCacgtattatttatttatttatattatactgtttgttatattatcatattatttactatgtgtttattattatagtgaatttataatcaattatttttgttttaataagatttagatacattttacattttttagattcatttttttaatttaatatttacattttttaaaattcttttccatttatttctacataaatgTTATGAACACAATTTTGACGTGCTGTATAAGAATACATTCCGTTCTTGTTATACGTCCTAAACAATGCTGTAAACGGCCAGATATTTACTGATTTAAATGAACAGcattaacagtgtgtgtgatggctTATGCACGTGTTCTGACATGTCATGAACGGAGTTATCAGTCATTATACACACAGTCTGGGGAGGAAGCCTTCGTATTAATAAGGAGACGTGAATGTAGGGCGTGTTCTGTTCTCCGGAGGGTCTTTGGTCAGGAGCTTCTCCGTGAACTTTGACCTGGTGCTGCAGAACATCCGGGATCTGAACGTTCTCGCAGGAGAAGGAGGAACTCGCATCACCTTCGTTCCTGGAGGAGCAAAACTGACGCAGCAGCCTGCTGTAGATCTGCAGCTCTACTCCAACGGCATGGTGATGTTCCACGGCCCCTTCAGACCCTACACAGAACCCCACACgcaggttacacacacacacacacacacacacacacacacacacacacggccccttCAGACCCTACACAGAACCCCACACgcaggttacacacacacacacacacacacacacacacacacggccccttCAGACCCTACACAGAACCCCACACGCaggttagacacacacacacacacacacacacacacacacacacacacacacacggccccttCAGACCCTACACAGAACCCCACACgcaggttacacacacacacacacacacacacacacacacacggccccttCAGACCCTACACAGAACCCCACACGCaggttagacacacacacacacacacacacacacacacacacacacacacacggccccttCAGACCCTACACAGAACCCCACACgcaggttacacacacacacacacacacacacacacacacacacacacacacacacacggccccttCAGACCCTACACAGAACCCCACACgcaggttacacacacacacacacacacacacacacacacacacacggccccttCAGACCCTACACAGAACCCCACACgcaggttacacacacacacacacacacacacacacacacacacacacacacggccccttCAGACCCTACACAGAACCCCGCACgcaggttacacacacacacacacacacacacacacacacacacacacggccccttCAGACCCTACACAGAACCCCGCACgcaggttacacacacacacacacacacacacacacacacacacacacggccccttCAGACCCTACACAGAACCCCACACgcaggttacacacacacacacacacacacacacacacacacacacacacacggccccttCAGACCCTACACAGAACCCCACACGCaggttagacacacacaca containing:
- the ubxn11 gene encoding UBX domain-containing protein 11 isoform X1, yielding MTSPLSTLRKNRRAPLPQSQGERGRRDQTQRSDEEYEASLLRDLFPKRQSGSEVTDSLNTFSSKVMLRKSPKEVPPPTDFELMSSMMKKLTQLERKVTSQALDIDKKTRRIAVLEEKLKLLHGKAQRENQDEGDVNRKCYKLQKQIWEMEKFLQDYGMIWVGDGEDEDEDEEDETKQSSRQPGRVLFSGGSLVRSFSVNFDLVLQNIRDLNVLAGEGGTRITFVPGGAKLTQQPAVDLQLYSNGMVMFHGPFRPYTEPHTQRFLQDLMDGFFPTELKDRFPHGVLFQVDDRREEDFRAEFPGKGHTVGGSEQEVMRYRQEASKTHSCVPDRKLSMQQFLNKLPERVVKGGNVINIRSSLKHHLQGCDGAESGGLSVIETPALQTLRERPECDEVSEISSLRVKSEDGEKTFILKMFCSETIGHLRRYLDTHRGSRGPPYDIISAFLHQRYHSDDDQTLLQCGLTPNAALLLRPRPPVTS
- the ubxn11 gene encoding UBX domain-containing protein 11 isoform X2 — protein: MTSPLSTLRKNRRAPLPQSQGERGRRDQTQRSDEEYEASLLRDLFPKRQSGSEVTDSLNTFSSKVMLRKSPKEVPPPTDFELMSSMMKKLTQLERKVTSQALDIDKKTRRIAVLEEKLKLLHGKAQRENQDEGDVNRKCYKLQKQIWEMEKFLQDYGMIWVGDGEDEDEDEEDETKQSSRQPGSLVRSFSVNFDLVLQNIRDLNVLAGEGGTRITFVPGGAKLTQQPAVDLQLYSNGMVMFHGPFRPYTEPHTQRFLQDLMDGFFPTELKDRFPHGVLFQVDDRREEDFRAEFPGKGHTVGGSEQEVMRYRQEASKTHSCVPDRKLSMQQFLNKLPERVVKGGNVINIRSSLKHHLQGCDGAESGGLSVIETPALQTLRERPECDEVSEISSLRVKSEDGEKTFILKMFCSETIGHLRRYLDTHRGSRGPPYDIISAFLHQRYHSDDDQTLLQCGLTPNAALLLRPRPPVTS